In Brienomyrus brachyistius isolate T26 chromosome 14, BBRACH_0.4, whole genome shotgun sequence, the following proteins share a genomic window:
- the lgals3b gene encoding galectin-3b isoform X4, whose protein sequence is MCLFSVSFSLKLSDALGDDTSSGQQLNAQAGAPAWPGQPGQPAWPGQPGQPAWPGQPGQPNQPAWPGQPGQPNQPAWPGQPGQPNQPAWPGQPGQTIPSAPQPFSSGPLTVPYNMALPRGCYDKMLISISGQILPNANMFAINLGRGNDIALHINPRFNEAGRQVIVRNSLQGGNWGKEERECGSFPFVRGKPFVMKILCTSNEFKVAVNNSHLLEYRHRIRELNSVNNLNIIKDVTLTSVTVETLP, encoded by the exons ATGTGTCTGTTCTCTGTGTCCTTTTCCTTAAAGCTGTCTGATGCACTGGGTGATGACACCTCCTCTGGACAGCAGTTGAATGCTCAGGCTGGAGCACCAGCGTGGCCCGGTCAGCCTGGTCAACCTGCGTGGCCCGGTCAGCCTGGTCAAC CAGCGTGGCCCGGTCAGCCCGGCCAACCAAATCAACCAGCGTGGCCCGGTCAGCCCGGCCAACCAAATCAACCAGCGTGGCCCGGTCAGCCCGGCCAACCAAATCAACCAGCGTGGCCCGGTCAGCCCGGCCAAACCATTCCATCTGCTCCTCAGCCATTTTCCAGCGGACCTCTG ACGGTGCCATACAACATGGCCCTGCCCAGAGGATGTTATGACAAAATGCTGATCAGCATCTCAGGGCAGATCCTTCCTAATGCTAACAT GTTTGCAATCAACCTCGGCCGAGGCAATGATATCGCCCTGCATATTAACCCCCGATTCAATGAGGCGGGGAGGCAGGTCATTGTGAGGAACAGCCTGCAGGGGGGGAACTGGGGCAAGGAAGAGAGGGAGTGTGGCTCGTTCCCCTTTGTTCGCGGAAAGCCTTTTGTG atgaAAATACTCTGCACCAGTAATGAGTTCAAGGTGGCAGTGAATAACAGTCACCTCCTGGAATACAGGCACAGGATCCGTGAACTCAACTCAGTAAACAACCTCAACATCATAAAAGACGTCACCCTCACCTCTGTCACGGTGGAAACTCTGCCCTGA
- the lgals3b gene encoding galectin-3b isoform X5: protein MCLFSVSFSLKLSDALGDDTSSGQQLNAQAGAPAWPGQPGQPAWPGQPGQPNQPAWPGQPNQPAWPGQPGQPNQPAWPGQPGQTIPSAPQPFSSGPLTVPYNMALPRGCYDKMLISISGQILPNANMFAINLGRGNDIALHINPRFNEAGRQVIVRNSLQGGNWGKEERECGSFPFVRGKPFVMKILCTSNEFKVAVNNSHLLEYRHRIRELNSVNNLNIIKDVTLTSVTVETLP from the exons ATGTGTCTGTTCTCTGTGTCCTTTTCCTTAAAGCTGTCTGATGCACTGGGTGATGACACCTCCTCTGGACAGCAGTTGAATGCTCAGGCTGGAGCACCAGCGTGGCCCGGTCAGCCTGGTCAACCTGCGTGGCCCGGTCAGCCTGGTCAAC CAAATCAACCAGCGTGGCCCGG CCAACCAAATCAACCAGCGTGGCCCGGTCAGCCCGGCCAACCAAATCAACCAGCGTGGCCCGGTCAGCCCGGCCAAACCATTCCATCTGCTCCTCAGCCATTTTCCAGCGGACCTCTG ACGGTGCCATACAACATGGCCCTGCCCAGAGGATGTTATGACAAAATGCTGATCAGCATCTCAGGGCAGATCCTTCCTAATGCTAACAT GTTTGCAATCAACCTCGGCCGAGGCAATGATATCGCCCTGCATATTAACCCCCGATTCAATGAGGCGGGGAGGCAGGTCATTGTGAGGAACAGCCTGCAGGGGGGGAACTGGGGCAAGGAAGAGAGGGAGTGTGGCTCGTTCCCCTTTGTTCGCGGAAAGCCTTTTGTG atgaAAATACTCTGCACCAGTAATGAGTTCAAGGTGGCAGTGAATAACAGTCACCTCCTGGAATACAGGCACAGGATCCGTGAACTCAACTCAGTAAACAACCTCAACATCATAAAAGACGTCACCCTCACCTCTGTCACGGTGGAAACTCTGCCCTGA
- the lgals3b gene encoding galectin-3b isoform X3 — translation MCLFSVSFSLKLSDALGDDTSSGQQLNAQAGAPAWPGQPGQPAWPGQPGQPAWPGQPGQPAWPGQPGQPNQPAWPGQPNQPAWPGQPGQPNQPAWPGQPGQPNQPAWPGQPGQTIPSAPQPFSSGPLTVPYNMALPRGCYDKMLISISGQILPNANMFAINLGRGNDIALHINPRFNEAGRQVIVRNSLQGGNWGKEERECGSFPFVRGKPFVMKILCTSNEFKVAVNNSHLLEYRHRIRELNSVNNLNIIKDVTLTSVTVETLP, via the exons ATGTGTCTGTTCTCTGTGTCCTTTTCCTTAAAGCTGTCTGATGCACTGGGTGATGACACCTCCTCTGGACAGCAGTTGAATGCTCAGGCTGGAGCACCAGCGTGGCCCGGTCAGCCTGGTCAACCTGCGTGGCCCGGTCAGCCTGGTCAACCTGCGTGGCCCGGTCAGCCCGGCCAACCAGCTTGGCCCGGTCAGCCCGGCCAACCAAATCAACCAGCTTGGCCTGGCCAAC CAAATCAACCAGCGTGGCCCGGTCAGCCCGGCCAACCAAATCAACCAGCGTGGCCCGGTCAGCCCGGCCAACCAAATCAACCAGCGTGGCCCGGTCAGCCCGGCCAAACCATTCCATCTGCTCCTCAGCCATTTTCCAGCGGACCTCTG ACGGTGCCATACAACATGGCCCTGCCCAGAGGATGTTATGACAAAATGCTGATCAGCATCTCAGGGCAGATCCTTCCTAATGCTAACAT GTTTGCAATCAACCTCGGCCGAGGCAATGATATCGCCCTGCATATTAACCCCCGATTCAATGAGGCGGGGAGGCAGGTCATTGTGAGGAACAGCCTGCAGGGGGGGAACTGGGGCAAGGAAGAGAGGGAGTGTGGCTCGTTCCCCTTTGTTCGCGGAAAGCCTTTTGTG atgaAAATACTCTGCACCAGTAATGAGTTCAAGGTGGCAGTGAATAACAGTCACCTCCTGGAATACAGGCACAGGATCCGTGAACTCAACTCAGTAAACAACCTCAACATCATAAAAGACGTCACCCTCACCTCTGTCACGGTGGAAACTCTGCCCTGA
- the lgals3b gene encoding galectin-3b isoform X2 codes for MCLFSVSFSLKLSDALGDDTSSGQQLNAQAGAPAWPGQPGQPAWPGQPGQPAWPGQPGQPAWPGQPGQPNQPAWPGQPSWPGQPGQPNQPAWPGQPNQPAWPGQPGQPNQPAWPGQPGQTIPSAPQPFSSGPLTVPYNMALPRGCYDKMLISISGQILPNANMFAINLGRGNDIALHINPRFNEAGRQVIVRNSLQGGNWGKEERECGSFPFVRGKPFVMKILCTSNEFKVAVNNSHLLEYRHRIRELNSVNNLNIIKDVTLTSVTVETLP; via the exons ATGTGTCTGTTCTCTGTGTCCTTTTCCTTAAAGCTGTCTGATGCACTGGGTGATGACACCTCCTCTGGACAGCAGTTGAATGCTCAGGCTGGAGCACCAGCGTGGCCCGGTCAGCCTGGTCAACCTGCGTGGCCCGGTCAGCCTGGTCAACCTGCGTGGCCCGGTCAGCCCGGCCAACCAGCTTGGCCCGGTCAGCCCGGCCAACCAAATCAACCAGCTTGGCCTGGCCAACCTTCATGGCCCGGTCAGCCCGGCCAACCAAATCAACCAGCGTGGCCCGG CCAACCAAATCAACCAGCGTGGCCCGGTCAGCCCGGCCAACCAAATCAACCAGCGTGGCCCGGTCAGCCCGGCCAAACCATTCCATCTGCTCCTCAGCCATTTTCCAGCGGACCTCTG ACGGTGCCATACAACATGGCCCTGCCCAGAGGATGTTATGACAAAATGCTGATCAGCATCTCAGGGCAGATCCTTCCTAATGCTAACAT GTTTGCAATCAACCTCGGCCGAGGCAATGATATCGCCCTGCATATTAACCCCCGATTCAATGAGGCGGGGAGGCAGGTCATTGTGAGGAACAGCCTGCAGGGGGGGAACTGGGGCAAGGAAGAGAGGGAGTGTGGCTCGTTCCCCTTTGTTCGCGGAAAGCCTTTTGTG atgaAAATACTCTGCACCAGTAATGAGTTCAAGGTGGCAGTGAATAACAGTCACCTCCTGGAATACAGGCACAGGATCCGTGAACTCAACTCAGTAAACAACCTCAACATCATAAAAGACGTCACCCTCACCTCTGTCACGGTGGAAACTCTGCCCTGA
- the lgals3b gene encoding galectin-3b isoform X1: MCLFSVSFSLKLSDALGDDTSSGQQLNAQAGAPAWPGQPGQPAWPGQPGQPAWPGQPGQPAWPGQPGQPNQPAWPGQPSWPGQPGQPNQPAWPGQPGQPNQPAWPGQPGQPNQPAWPGQPGQPNQPAWPGQPGQTIPSAPQPFSSGPLTVPYNMALPRGCYDKMLISISGQILPNANMFAINLGRGNDIALHINPRFNEAGRQVIVRNSLQGGNWGKEERECGSFPFVRGKPFVMKILCTSNEFKVAVNNSHLLEYRHRIRELNSVNNLNIIKDVTLTSVTVETLP, encoded by the exons ATGTGTCTGTTCTCTGTGTCCTTTTCCTTAAAGCTGTCTGATGCACTGGGTGATGACACCTCCTCTGGACAGCAGTTGAATGCTCAGGCTGGAGCACCAGCGTGGCCCGGTCAGCCTGGTCAACCTGCGTGGCCCGGTCAGCCTGGTCAACCTGCGTGGCCCGGTCAGCCCGGCCAACCAGCTTGGCCCGGTCAGCCCGGCCAACCAAATCAACCAGCTTGGCCTGGCCAACCTTCATGGCCCGGTCAGCCCGGCCAACCAAATCAACCAGCGTGGCCCGGTCAGCCCGGCCAACCAAATCAACCAGCGTGGCCCGGTCAGCCCGGCCAACCAAATCAACCAGCGTGGCCCGGTCAGCCCGGCCAACCAAATCAACCAGCGTGGCCCGGTCAGCCCGGCCAAACCATTCCATCTGCTCCTCAGCCATTTTCCAGCGGACCTCTG ACGGTGCCATACAACATGGCCCTGCCCAGAGGATGTTATGACAAAATGCTGATCAGCATCTCAGGGCAGATCCTTCCTAATGCTAACAT GTTTGCAATCAACCTCGGCCGAGGCAATGATATCGCCCTGCATATTAACCCCCGATTCAATGAGGCGGGGAGGCAGGTCATTGTGAGGAACAGCCTGCAGGGGGGGAACTGGGGCAAGGAAGAGAGGGAGTGTGGCTCGTTCCCCTTTGTTCGCGGAAAGCCTTTTGTG atgaAAATACTCTGCACCAGTAATGAGTTCAAGGTGGCAGTGAATAACAGTCACCTCCTGGAATACAGGCACAGGATCCGTGAACTCAACTCAGTAAACAACCTCAACATCATAAAAGACGTCACCCTCACCTCTGTCACGGTGGAAACTCTGCCCTGA